Proteins from a single region of Desulfobacterales bacterium:
- a CDS encoding 4-vinyl reductase: MFKEEREESMFDWSMIGDISAGRPNLGDSMNVAVYRLMQFTLRDVIIREFGVKAADRVYYKAGELAGREFCKKLINKQNDFNSFVIQAQELLSSLKIGILRIEKSDLTNLSFTMTVAEDLDCSGLPICDETICTYDEGFISGLLSEYTGKTFDVKEIDCWCSGDRVCRFEAKPAA, from the coding sequence AAGAAAGAGAAGAATCTATGTTTGACTGGAGTATGATAGGTGATATCAGCGCAGGACGTCCGAATCTTGGAGACAGTATGAATGTTGCCGTGTATCGTTTGATGCAATTCACCCTAAGGGATGTTATTATTCGGGAGTTTGGAGTAAAAGCCGCTGATAGAGTCTATTATAAAGCTGGTGAATTGGCTGGCCGTGAATTTTGCAAAAAGCTTATTAACAAGCAAAACGATTTTAATTCCTTTGTTATACAGGCTCAGGAATTGCTCTCGAGCCTTAAAATTGGTATTTTAAGAATTGAAAAATCGGATCTTACAAATTTGTCTTTTACTATGACTGTAGCCGAAGACTTAGACTGTTCAGGGCTGCCAATTTGCGATGAAACAATATGTACTTATGATGAAGGTTTTATAAGCGGATTATTGTCAGAATACACTGGTAAAACATTTGATGTTAAGGAAATCGATTGTTGGTGTTCAGGCGATAGAGTATGTCGCTTTGAAGCTAAACCTGCAGCCTAA